The DNA window TGAAAGGCAAAATAACGCACCGCACAATGTATCGGGCCTCAGAAAACCGACACGCCACAAACAAGCCTTTAATAATGTCAATCTTCTTATTCATTGCctaacacagagagagaaagagcaagagagaaagGAAGTGGATTTTCATTGAGAACagtttttaaattgataaaaagtgacagttaaaATCTTTATGATGTCATAAAAGatcttaatgaaataaatgttgttcttttgaactgtctattAAAAGACTCCTGAAAATAATGAACATGATttccaaaaatatgaagcagtaaaatagttttgtagatgataaaaagaaacaatttttgagcagcaaatcagcatattatagtgatttctgagggatcatgtgatcagctttgcatcgcaggaatatattatatttgaaaacatattaCTATGAAAAACAGCTaaattcaattgtaataatacatTCACAACAATGTTGTCATTACTGCATTTGTACTCACAGAATTTCCACTCATGTTAGCAATCTCTTTCAGTTTGTTGAAAACGCCTCCTGCTGTCAGATTGGCCGGTGCAAACATCATTCTCTGGTTGCTGCGAGAACTTTCAGCAACCAATCCCAGGTCACCTTTCTCCTGAGCCTCTGCCTTGATTTTGTCCAGTTGTCGCCCTGGTAACAGAAGTTTACAGTACAGGGGTCAGGCAAGGAGAATGGTGAATGACATCAgggaaaacacaaatatatttaccaGTTGCCTGAGCCACAGCTTTCATCAGGATGGTCTCCCCAATGCCCAGCTCCAGACCCTGATATGCAGGGCCGAGCTGATTCAGACACAGGTACACACAGCATAACAGGTCATCTAAACAAACAACAGAATATTGAACAGATGCAAACACATCATATTTTGAAAGTATGCTACATTTTTGTGCTCTGTACAAGCAAAAATAATGAACCTACTTAAACTCAATGAATACACACTCACCTGGAGAAAGCAGAATTACAGATCGCAGAAAGTTGGAAAGCGTTTCAATGTTCTTCAGCCTAAAAAAATCAACTAAGATTGAAATGTAACTGCTTTCCACACTTATTTTTAAACTCTTAAGAGATGTAAGagaaaacacatacagtacacagttTATACAAAACAATTCTACTTCATACCTGCCTGAATCCTCTTCAATCTTCTCAAAGGTGCGAGCGACAGCCAAATATGGCACTCTGAGAAAGAGATTAAGAAAACATACAATGAACTTCCATAGAAAAAGTCTCAGTCAAACTTTAATGctttagaaagaaaaatgtatgcaGCACACTGTTATATAACTAATGAAATGTACTTTTGGCCCTTCATCCAGCAGGCATGGTCAATGGGATGGTAATGAGCTCTGGAGGGATCATACTGGCTCTGGACTGCAGAATCCACCCCCTTTtcactgtcaaaacaataaagCTCATTCAAATGGAGTCAAAGAAAAAAACTGTGGCCTTTCATAACaaacaatcatattttttaagtaaaatattccAAGCCAGATTTCTTCaaccttttcttctctttctgttcAGCAGCATCAGAGATCTCTCCgtccttctttttttctccctcatttcgCTCCTCTTTTTCCAGTTTGACAGCTGCCTTTCTGGGTGCTACAAGAGATTGTAAGATGCAAGTtacatattaatgtaaaaaataaagtttcagtAATCATGCAGGTTTGGTTTGTCAAGtaataatgacaattttctttttggagtgaaccatccctttaattaaaaagacagaaaatgagaaagaaaagtaCAACAGGTTTACCAAAAAAGCTGCTGATGGGTTTCTTTTTGGCCGATCCCCCTTCCTCTtctgtgcttttttcttttttaaccacTCGTTCAGGACTGCTGTGTTCCTTCTCTttcttgtcttcttttttttctttcttcccatTCTCTCCATTTATCTTTTTCTCCTGCTTTACCTTCTTTTTCTCCTTtccttttatattattgtttgcaTTGTCCTCCACTACGGTTGTTTTTGCTTCATCCTTCTCTTTCTGTTCCTCCACTGCAGTCTTCCcatcttctctcttctcttccaCCTCCATCATCCCGTTGTCTGAgttgaagagagaaagagaagaaacagTGAGAAACACTTTAAGATATAGGAGATACTATACCTGACATCAACTCAAATCACCTGTCTGTTCAGGTGAGGCCTCAACTCGTGCTCTCTTACTCTCCTGCCCTTCATTGACCTCCTTTTCCTCCTCTTTTGCCCCTTCTCCATCACTTCTGCTTTCCAGCTTCCTCTTGGGGAACTGCTTGCGGGCTAGAGAATTAAGAAAAGGGATTTTAATCCCATGTAGTTTACTGTATTCGGTTTAAAAcaaactttacagaaaatcatttgGCATATAATCTACTGCATGCCTTTTCTGAAAGAATAAATAATCAGTAGCACAAGGAGGAATGTGAGAAGAAGAGAGTGATACAGACCGGTCTTGCGTTTGGGAATGCCGGACGGCGATGTTGATGTCGGAGTTCCAGGAGTACCGGAGGAAGCAGGGGTAACCACCGCAACAGAGGTACTCGACGTGAGCGGAGTCGTTGGGGTTATGGGAGTTTTTGGAGAAACCGGAGTGGAAACAGCCTTTGTAACATCAGATTCCCGTGTATTTAACATAGTAGAAACAGAATTGTTATCAAAAATACTGACATCTCATCCTGGTCGAAGTTCATGATAACTCAATAAACCTTACCTGCTCTGGCTTTGCTGGTTCAGCTTCACTCTGTTTTGGCAGCTGCTCTTTTACTATCGGCTGATCTTCATCATCGCTGTCTATGATTGCGCGACTGCGTTTATGCACCTTCTTTACTGGTGAATCACTTTCCTGCACACCATTCTGAATTTTGAGGGGACTTTTTAAGGGTCTGAGCAGAAGGAAGAGAAAAACATTATCATATAACATAATAACATTggtcatttgtttttatattcctTCAACTCCACAGTGGTCATTGTTACCAAAGAGAATGAATACAGAATCAACACAGAAAGAGTTATGTGGTTTCCACAACACTGTGttcaattagaaaataaaaattaattcaacAAATAAATAGCAGCTAAATATCACTCACTCAGTCTTTGTTTTGACCTGTCCATCACTCTTCTCCTTACTTTCATTGGCTGAAAGAATGACCTGTGGGCGGGAAACAACGAGATCACGTTATAAAGACATATTAACTCCCTCAAGTTGATACGGTATTataaaatctgacaaaaaaatttaaaggaaACCCTTTATTGTCACAGTTAGAGTAAGTTAGTTGGTGTAGGTTAAACGCAGTCTTGTATCAGAACCAGACACTGCATGTTCTGTGGTCAACATCACgaataaaagaagaaaagcagGACACACTCACGCTATGCTTCGCTGCATCGTTGGGGTATTGCACTGCTGTTACCGAATAAATccgaaatgtgtattttttaatatagatATTGGCGTATTATTAAAATTTCTTTAGCTTCGATGTTTTCTTCCGCGCGCTTAACTCCGTATGATTTGGCGCCAAAGTGACGTCATACCCACAGACAGAATCAGCGGGGTTTATTTAGTACAACAGCATTTTAGTGCCACCTGTTGGATTGGATGTATTGGATGCAATCGTGTATCGttttattacaaattatcattatttatttaattttttacttgaaTTCAGTCACAGACTCATACTGCCACTAAAGTAATATGTAGGATTTAGTTTCCTTCTAGGTCATTGTTTCTTAGCATTTTCCTTCTTTGCTTTTTATTCCCAAGAAGCAAGTAACCTCTGAATGATAATTAGCCTGCATAATGGGGATCAAGTGTCCCCATGAGTATAACAGGTCTACCAGTAAATTTGTGACCTTGTGAGAAAATCTTTGGTCCCTGTGAGGAAACCAGGTTTTAAATCATACTGAATGATCATTTTATATGAAGATATAAAATTGCAATAGGTTTTGTGTGAGGGTATGTAGGGTTAGTGTATACAGTAGAAACTACAATCATGGCCacaagttttggcagtgacataaattttgtgttttgcaaaatttgctgcttaagctgtagtggtgttcattcacatagTTTCTAGATAATtgtagagtgatcagatgcatttaaaataattgctcaAAGCTTCATTggtcaaaaatgtacaaaaaatcctgacacaaaatgaccagctaacatttattgactaatcatatcagcagcacacGTGAAAGTGTGAATTGATAGGGTGAAGTCAGCTAAAATGGGTTAAAGAAGTTTGTAGcatctttaaaatcttttatagTCAGTCATGATTTTGCATTGTTGCTTCAACACTTGTTGACATGTAAAATAATTCTGATTGGTCTTAGTTTCTTAAGGCAGGCAGGACAGAGTGTTAAATTAAGCTTGTCAGAAAAATTGTAAGGTAAGTGAGCCTGAAATAAATTTCATTCATGACCAATAAGGGTACTAAAGCAATTATACATATGCTTACTAACAAAGCAAAGGTTTATGAACAATGTTTTGACATgctctttcaaataaaaaagtttaatttaaaaaaagaatcttCGGTTTTTGTGAAAAATTGCATTTTAGGTAGAAATGGCTGGTTAAGCTAAAATGGGCCACAGTTTTCACAATTTCAAATTACCTGAGATGTTCTCTTTTTATATTGGCTAATTTTAACTGAACAGCTGGCCCATTTTTCTGAATGTTGTGCCGTAGCTCAAAAAGGGGCATGCCTACTAACTCTCATAATTTGAAAACAGTTAtactttttgacatttaaaaaatatataattatttaagtttataaaaaaaaatgcattagatcTCATGCATAGCTTATTTGATGGTATTATAAGTAATTTACCAAAACGTGGCCCATTTTAGCTGACTTCACCCTACTAGTCAGGTAAAATCAGATTGTAAGAGCCGACTGATTGCTATAAAAAAGGGAAGAAGCACTTCCAATACctgtgttcttgttagcaatggttacctccaaagaaatACGTGCAGAAATCAtcgctttgcatcaaaatggcctcacatgcaaggaaattgctacaaagaatattgcacctaAAAGAACCATTTACCGGATCATCAAGAAGTTCAAGAAGAAAGAGGTTTGACTGctgtgaagaagtcttcaggacgtcccagagtgtccagaAAGCACCAGGACCATCTCCTACTGAGGGGTCAgcaccagtgcagagcttgctcaagaatggcagcaggttggtgtgagagcatctgcacacacagcgaggccaagacttttggacaaaggcctggtgtcaagaagggcagcaaagaacccacttctctccaagaaaaacatCAAGGACAGACAATTGATTTTTCAAAGAAGAAAAGGTGAATGCTACAATGAGTCCTGTGACATGCCAaaagtgaagcatcctgagaccatccatgtgtggggttgcttttcaaccaagggagtgTGCTCTATTATTCTGCCCTcaaacactgccatgaataaagaatggtatcaaaacgtcCTGCAGTGACTTCTTTCAAcgatccatgagcaatttggtgatgatccgtgcattttccagcatggtggagcatgtcacaaagcaagagtgataaagtgGCTCCAAGATTGTTACATTGAAATTTTGTATCcgtggccaggcaactccccagatctcaatcccatagagaacctgaggtcagtcctcaaaaggcaaGTGGACcagcagaagcccacaaattcTGATCAACTCTGAGAgctaataaggcaagaatggatcgccatcagcaggatttggcccagaagctaatatccatGCCAGAGCGAACTGCAGaagttatgaagaacaagggtcaacactgtaaatattgccAATTTATAatatgcttatcattgtttttcagtaaaccatagaaatgtggaaaaataatatacaaatgagGCAGCAAACTTTTCAAAACACagaatttatgtcactgccaaaacggtagcactttattctacagtcctgttccccatgtacatactatgtacttattatagtaattacaataactaggtactaaccctgaacctacccctaaacctaaccctaccccatgtagttaccttgtattaccagaactttcttagataaatacactgtaagtgcactataagtacatgttagtacacatactgtaaaataaagtgcaaccaaaactTTTGTTGTtccatgtgtctgtgtgtgaattttttccccatttgtttgaatatttttataaacaatatttgttaAAGACTATTCTAGTcaccattcatgtgtgtgtgtgtgtgtgtgtgtgtgtgtgtgtgtttaaatacatattgcctagaaatgtattttacaagaTTTCTGAtaagaaaatagatttttttgtgaTGAGAGATCTGAACAGAGCTGATTATTGTGTTATGTTCAAATTCAATAGTGTCTAAAAGCTGAATGAAATGTTGTACACCGAGATTTTTGAGAATGATATCACAATTTCAACATAATATATTGAAATTTTTTGATTTTTTCACCAATCCAGATGAGGAAGTACAGGAATCAGCCTGATTTTTACATGAATGTTTTTGTTGAGTTCCAGTAAGAATGAGATATGATCTGTCTCCCTCCCTGTTCTTGTCTTAAGCTGCATGTTTAGTGTACCCCGTCAACGTACTTCATAGTCTTCATGTGTGAGATATGACGCACACGCAACAAATATGCCAACGTAATAATGGACTTTAACTTTTCGTTTCTGAATTAGTCTCACTCACATGTGATACACACATCGTTGCAAACACAGCATTCTTGTAATCATGTGTAGAATAACAGaggaattttattatttttttgtttattaagtaATTCTGCCTAGAAAAAAAAAGGCGCTAGAAATTTGGAAAATTGTGTCTGAATTGTTCCACATACCACTTCTAGACAAGTGAAACCGCTATGTGAAACACATTTGTCTATATGTCAACCTGACATCCTATGATGAGATGAAGGGAATTGGTTGTGAAACCTGTTCCTGCTGTTGAAGAAGTGGGCGGACTAGTTCCTACAGAATTTTCGGAAAGTAGCTAATTTCAAATAAGCCTAAAATATGATTGCACAACAAACACGCACGAGATTGTAAACAAATGACTAATAGaaaaagttacagtaaatatgtattaacaaaaaattatatgtCCATTGTGTATGGGgtgtaaaatgattttaaaacatgATCAAACAGACCCAACAATGTTTGTCCAGTTATTAGGTACATAATTAGTACATACAAAAAATGAAAGACTATTTTTGAATCATCATTGTTGTCACGAGAGTTCACTCATGTTAATTTTCACTTTCGTTTCATAAGTCTTCAAGTGCACTACTGAGAAGTTGGAAAAATTCAGGCAGGTGATGTAATGCAGGTGTGTCTTTATAAAAGGATGCACATAAACACTCTGTATTTAAGCTCTGCTGGTTCCCTTCtagatgcatgtttttgttttgaggTATTGAAGGTATGATGACGGCCATAAAGCAAGTGACTGTACTTATGGTGTGTTCTTTGGTTGTCTGTGCTAGAGGTGAATTCTTCACTTCAAcaggtatattattattatctttggaTTCAATGTCAGTTATTgagtttattcatttaaattaattgttcatTTACTGTTCTATCCCTAATTCTCTAATGTGCTTATACTGCTGCCTTGAAatgattttctttattattttgtgaGACACTTTATCAGATTTACAATCAATCGATTCCATTAATGACTTTTCTTACTAATAAACAGTTTTCATTATATGTACAGttatgttgaaaaataaataaaaacaataaaaaggtcTTGTAATTGTTTTACAGATAAAATTTCACAACTTTTTGAAGAGGAGAACTTCCTTCTGGGGACCTTCAGTTTGTACATTGATGCTGAAGAAGAAATTGTAAAGGGAATGAAGAGGTGAAATATAAACCATTCCCTATATAAACCATGAAAGTACTTTTTATTAAGAGCTTTTCAGTTTCCAGCAACAATCTGGTATAGGAATCTAATTGTGACAACAATCATATATCTGGTTTTAGTtcaagattttattattaaatacatctaTTAGACACAACAATATTTTATGAACTTTTATCTTCAATCCAgagatcttcttcttcttcaactCGGCACATACTTAGACCCTGTGGACCCTGAGGAAATAAAAGACCCTGTGGCAGCTTTTAAACTCCTTATGAGACTGAGAGATGAATGGTTGAAGAttgaaaaaaacactcaaaatagtCTTGATAAACGTGAGAtcttatttaagtatttttaagtgAAATGTCTAAACATGCATTGTATATTATTGTTAATAGGATAAGAAATGTTGAGAACTGTTGATGAAAGAGTAAAACAGTGATAAAAGCTTTCAAGATGTATTAAACTTATATTAAACTTCATATTTGAAAATCAGACAACGTGTATCAGATACTGCTGGAATATGCACAGATCCCACAGGTAGAAGATTTGAAGGGCGCAGCTTTAGGACTGATCAGTCTGCAAGAGCTCTACAAACTCTACCCACACAACATCACTAAGGGTAAACTGTCTGCGCCAATGTGGTTTCATTGCAAGAGTTTCACTTTTTTCCTTTCAAAACAAATTCCAGTCTGATTGatgctttcatttttcatttcacagaaacgtctttaaatgcaaatgaagcTTATGTGGTTGGGTTGTTCGCTTATACTGAGCACAAATTCCAGCATGCCTTTCTCTGGTTTATGTACAGTCTGGAGAGATTAACAGAATACTCAACAATTACTAAGGAAGAGTTGCTCCGTTACATTAGTGACTCAGCCTATCATTTTGGCAGCATACCTGTGGCAATTTACTTCGGCCAACAGCTTTCAAATCTGGGTGAGCTTATGGTGCCATTAccatattttccgcactataagacgcacttaaaagcctttaattttctaaaaaacgacagtgcgccttataatctggtacgccctatatatgaaaacagttctaaaataggccattcattgaaggtgcaccTTATAATTCGGTGTGGCTTATAGTGCTGAAAATACGTTAAGTTTATTGATATTTATGTATATGAGGTTGTCTAAAAAACTCTAACTGCAATTAGACTTTTGAAGCCATGAACTTCTTTGCCTCAGACCCAACTAACAATGATGTCAAAGTTCTGCTGAACCAGTATAGACTCCTTCGCTTCCAGAGGACTTCAAACCCTGACATATTCACACTGAACACAAAGTCAAGTAAATATGAGAGACTGTGCAGAGGAGAGGTTGATGAGAGGGTAAGTGCAAaggcttaatttaaaatgattatttgacATTAAATTACAAACAGTCAGTGTGAAGCTTTGTGTGttgattggctgtttattatattttataaaatcagaCCTCCAGGAGGCAGAGGGCGCTGTCCTGTAGGTACAGCACAGGTGGAGGAAACCCCAGACTGATGTATGCTCCAGTGAAAGAGGAAGTGGAGTGGGACGAGCCTCTAATCATCAGATATCATGACATTATTTCAGACACAGAGATAGAGATCCTGAAGAATATCTCCAGACCTCTAGTGaatatctaacacacacacacacacacacacatcaaatttGATTATCAGTATTATTAGAATCTATTATCTTGTTCTGATGTTTTATTGTGCTGTTTAATTGGTAAAAGTATggacatttcttttaaaagtcATCTTGGCCTCTTAATTCTAGTAAAGACACATCTTGAtgcaatgaaatatatatatatatatatatatatatatatatatatatatatatatatatatatatatatatatatatatatttatgttccaTTTACCTTTTGTGGTCTCCTGTAGCTTTCTAGGTCTAAGACAAAAGGGGGGGTAACAAAGATCCGTACTTCTCAAAGGTGATAATCAAATTTTTTACCCATTATGTTTCCAATATCTGCATTACATTTCTGTTAAGTTAAAGCACTTATATTGCTTCACTTTTATTATTGGAAGAAAAATGTAAACCAGTTACAATGTGGTtgaatttgatcaaatataaaaatcattCTCTTGTTTTCAGTGTTATTCTAGATGAAGGCCACCCTGTGGTTGCTCGTGTCAATCAGAGGATTGCAGACATCACAGGACTCTCCATGGAATCAGCTGAACGCCTACATGTAAGGTCATAGTAAATAAGAAATACAACCTGCTCATGCACAGGAAGCTAGCTTGGTCAGATTCTCttaaactatataatataatataatacaatacaatataatattatagacTTCCAGGCAACATTGATTTAAGCACTCTGAGggctgataataataaaaattattttatattacatcatTTATCGTACTTCGTTTTCAGGATTACTTCGTTTCAGGATTAACATGTATTTTCCTTTTGAAATGTTCTGTGTTGTTTCACCTGTTGCTTTATCGTTTTCCAGGTTCAGAATTATGGGATTGGTGGCAAATATGAACCACATTATGATGAATGGGTAAGATCAGTATActattaatttctatttatttttgatcCAATGCAGCACTCGCATACAGCATAATCGAGTGTCAAGCTTTTATATGCCAAATGATCAAGGCAAATGTCATGACCCTTTAACCTAGATCTTCAAACTGAATAGCTCTATTCTGTGTTATTGAGAGCTT is part of the Carassius auratus strain Wakin chromosome 27, ASM336829v1, whole genome shotgun sequence genome and encodes:
- the LOC113046266 gene encoding DNA ligase 1-like, with amino-acid sequence MKTMKYVDGLCTGADPSVGDGPGAFWTLWDVLKTSSQQSNLFLLELLDDPVILSANESKEKSDGQVKTKTEPLKSPLKIQNGVQESDSPVKKVHKRSRAIIDSDDEDQPIVKEQLPKQSEAEPAKPEQAVSTPVSPKTPITPTTPLTSSTSVAVVTPASSGTPGTPTSTSPSGIPKRKTARKQFPKRKLESRSDGEGAKEEEKEVNEGQESKRARVEASPEQTDNGMMEVEEKREDGKTAVEEQKEKDEAKTTVVEDNANNNIKGKEKKKVKQEKKINGENGKKEKKEDKKEKEHSSPERVVKKEKSTEEEGGSAKKKPISSFFAPRKAAVKLEKEERNEGEKKKDGEISDAAEQKEKKSEKGVDSAVQSQYDPSRAHYHPIDHACWMKGQKVPYLAVARTFEKIEEDSGRLKNIETLSNFLRSVILLSPDDLLCCVYLCLNQLGPAYQGLELGIGETILMKAVAQATGRQLDKIKAEAQEKGDLGLVAESSRSNQRMMFAPANLTAGGVFNKLKEIANMSGNSAMNKKIDIIKGLFVACRFSEARYIVRSLAGKLRIGLAEQSILTALSQAVCLSPPGQEFPPAVLDAGKGMSAENRRVWLEEKALILKQTYCEMPNYDAIIPVLMKEGIDELPNHCKLTPGVPLRPMLAHPTKGVGEVMKRFDEASFTCEYKYDGERAQIHILENGEVRIFSRNQEDNTSKYPDIISRIPQVKKENVRSCVLDSEAVAWDREKKQIQPFQVLTTRKRKDVDASEIKVQVCVYAFDLLYLNGESLVREPLSKRRALLRESFEEKEGEFVFARSLDADNTESIAEFLEQSVRDSCEGLMVKTLEKHATYEIAKRSHNWLKLKKDYLEGVGDTVDLCVIGAYLGKGKRAGSYGGFLLACYDEENEEFQSVCKIGTGFKDEDLEQHYNFLK
- the LOC113045391 gene encoding prolyl 4-hydroxylase subunit alpha-1-like, whose translation is MMTAIKQVTVLMVCSLVVCARGEFFTSTDKISQLFEEENFLLGTFSLYIDAEEEIVKGMKRDLLLLQLGTYLDPVDPEEIKDPVAAFKLLMRLRDEWLKIEKNTQNSLDKHNVYQILLEYAQIPQVEDLKGAALGLISLQELYKLYPHNITKETSLNANEAYVVGLFAYTEHKFQHAFLWFMYSLERLTEYSTITKEELLRYISDSAYHFGSIPVAIYFGQQLSNLDPTNNDVKVLLNQYRLLRFQRTSNPDIFTLNTKSSKYERLCRGEVDERTSRRQRALSCRYSTGGGNPRLMYAPVKEEVEWDEPLIIRYHDIISDTEIEILKNISRPLLSRSKTKGGVTKIRTSQSVILDEGHPVVARVNQRIADITGLSMESAERLHVQNYGIGGKYEPHYDEWNDETGRIATFLIYMSDVEKGGATAFTKVGIALKPKQGSAVFWYNLHKNGNVDLKTEHAGCPVLWGNKWVANKWIHKFGQEFRRPCSLSYWE